From Procambarus clarkii isolate CNS0578487 chromosome 49, FALCON_Pclarkii_2.0, whole genome shotgun sequence, a single genomic window includes:
- the LOC138351383 gene encoding uncharacterized protein, whose product MSSLLEQAIDALIRGLSSCVAFWYKNRPFTRPSYAGPLTRASYAGPLTPALLPRPSYAGPLTPALLRRASYAGPLTPALLPRPSYAGPLTPALLPRPSYPGPLTPASYPGPLTPASYPGLLPRPSYPGPLTPASYPGPLTPALLPRPLTPALLRRPSYPGPLTPALLPRPSYPGPLTPASYPGLLPRPSYPGPLTPALLLRPSYPGPLTPASYPGPLTPASYPGPLTPALLPRPSYPGPLTGDSHTNSYAL is encoded by the coding sequence ATGAGCAGCCTGTTGGAACAAGCCATAGATGCTCTGATAAGGGGGTTATCTTCTTGTGTGGCATTCTGGTATAAGAACCGACCTTTTACTAGGCCCTCTTACGCCGGCCCTCTTACGCGGGCCTCTTACGCCGGCCCTCTTACCCCGGCCCTCTTACCCCGGCCCTCTTACGCCGGGCCTCTTACGCCGGCCCTCTTACGCCGGGCCTCTTACGCCGGCCCTCTTACCCCGGCCCTCTTACCCCGGCCCTCTTACGCCGGCCCTCTTACCCCGGCCCTCTTACCCCGGCCCTCTTACCCCGGCCCTCTTACCCCGGCCTCTTACCCCGGCCCTCTTACCCCGGCCTCTTACCCCGGCCTCTTACCCCGGCCCTCTTACCCCGGCCCTCTTACCCCGGCCTCTTACCCCGGCCCTCTTACCCCGGCCCTCTTACCCCGGCCTCTTACCCCGGCCCTCTTACGCCGGCCCTCTTACCCCGGCCCTCTTACCCCGGCCCTCTTACCCCGGCCCTCTTACCCCGGCCCTCTTACCCCGGCCTCTTACCCCGGCCTCTTACCCCGGCCCTCTTACCCCGGCCCTCTTACTCCGGCCCTCTTACTCCGGCCCTCTTACCCCGGCCCTCTTACCCCGGCCTCTTACCCCGGCCCTCTTACCCCGGCCTCTTACCCCGGCCCTCTTACCCCGGCCCTCTTACCCCGGCCCTCTTACCCCGGCCCTCTTACGGGCGACTCTCACACAAACTCTTACGCGCTGTAA
- the LOC123763407 gene encoding uncharacterized protein, with product MRPLTALVPGHLQHLYQVTYSTCTRPLTALVPDHLQHLCQATYSTCTRPLTALVPGRLQHLCQATYSTCARPLTALVPGHLQHLYQAAYSTCARSLTALVPGRLQHLYQAAYSTCTRPLTALVPGRLQHLYQATYTTCTRPLTTLVPGHLQHLCQATYSTCTRSLTTLVPDHLQHLYQATYSTCTRSLTTLVPGHLQHLCQATYNTCTRPLTALVPGHLQHLYQATYSTCTRSLTALVPGHLQHLYQATYSTCTRPLTALVPDHLQHLYQTTYSTCTRPLTALVPDHLQHLYQTTYRTFSSNTT from the coding sequence ATGAGGCCACTTACAGCACTTGTGCCAGGCCACTTACAGCACTTGTACCAGGTCACTTACAGCACTTGTACCAGACCACTTACAGCACTTGTACCAGACCACTTACAGCACTTGTGCCAGGCCACTTACAGCACTTGTACCAGGCCGCTTACAGCACTTGTACCAGGCCGCTTACAGCACTTGTGCCAGGCCACTTACAGCACTTGTGCCAGGCCACTTACAGCACTTGTGCCAGGCCACTTACAGCACTTGTACCAGGCCGCTTACAGCACTTGTGCCAGGTCACTTACAGCACTTGTACCAGGCCGCTTACAGCACTTGTACCAGGCCGCTTACAGCACTTGTACCAGGCCACTTACAGCACTTGTGCCAGGCCGCTTACAGCACTTGTACCAGGCCACTTACACCACTTGTACCAGGCCGCTTACAACACTTGTACCAGGCCACTTACAGCACTTGTGCCAGGCCACTTACAGCACTTGTACCAGGTCACTTACAACACTTGTACCAGACCACTTACAGCACTTGTACCAGGCCACTTACAGCACTTGTACCAGGTCACTTACAACACTTGTACCAGGCCACTTACAGCACTTGTGCCAGGCCACTTACAACACTTGTACCAGGCCACTTACAGCACTTGTACCAGGTCACTTACAACACTTGTACCAGGCCACTTACAGCACTTGTACCAGGTCACTTACAGCACTTGTACCAGGTCACTTACAACACTTGTACCAGGCCACTTACAGCACTTGTACCAGACCACTTACAGCACTTGTACCAGACCACTTACAGCACTTGTACCAGACCACTTACAGCACTTGTACCAGACCACTTACAGCACTTGTACCAGACCACTTACAGCACTTGTACCAGACCACTTACAGAACATTTTCAAGTAACACTACTTAA